The genomic window AACAGAAAGCCCGCTTAAAAAGCCGGAGTTAACCATAACGCCCGTTTCACAATCTGTGAAAGCTTCTTTAGTAACATCTCCGCCCTTAACAACTTCAATGATCGGCAGTGAAAAAGCCTTTGCGAAATCATAGTCGCGTGTGTCATGGGCAGGAACAGCCATTATTGCCCCTGTTCCGTAGGTCATAAGCACATAATCGGAAACAAATATCGGGATCTCGTTTCCATTTACCGGATTTATTGCTTTAACGCCCTTTATTTCAACGCCGGTTTTATCCTTAACGAGTTCAGTTCGCTCAAAATCAGATTTTCTGACTGCTTCGTCCTGGTATGCCTTTACATCAGACAAGTTTGAAATTTTCTTTGCATGTTCTTCAATAAACGGATGTTCGGGTGCAATGACCATATATGTTGCGCCGAATAACGTATCCGGTCTTGTTGTATAAACCTTGATCGGAGTTCCGGCAGTTGTCTCAAAATTGACCTCAGCGCCAGTGCTCCTACCTATCCAGTTTATCTGCTGAGTGCGAACTCTATCTATAAAATTGACCTCATCAAGATCGTTTATAAGTCTCTCTGCATAAGCTGTAATCTTTAACATCCACTGGCTTTTAACTTTACGGACAACATCGGCACCGCACCGTTCACAGTGACCGCCGACAACTTCCTCATTTGCAAGAACGACCTTACAGGAAGTACACCAGTTGACAGCCATCTCTTTTTTATATGCAAGCCCACGTTTAAAAAGCTGCTCGAATATCCATTGCGTCCATTTATAGTAATTTGGATCTGTGGTGTTGATTTCTCTAGACCAGTCGAACGATAAGCCAAGCGCCCTTAATTGCGACTTGAATTTATTGATATTCTGTTCCGTTACCTTTGTGGGATGTATCTTGTTTTTAATGGCGAAATTTTCAGTTGGAAGACCGAAAGCATCCCATCCCATTGGATAAAGGACATTATAACCCATTAGTCTTTTCTTACGTGCCACAATATCCAAAGCAGTATAAGAACGCGGATGTCCCACATGCAGCCCCTGACCTGACGGATAAGGAAATTCGACAAGAGCGAAATATTTCGGCTTTGTGAAGTCATCCTGTGCATGGAAAGTCTGCTCTTTATCCCAGATGTCCTGCCACTTTTTTTCAATGGATGAAAAATCGTACCTCATTTTAATATGTCCCCTTTAGCTGTGCGCTTAACCAAGTAAACTGCTCACATCAATATTTTCAGCATCTGCCCACAGACGCTCAATTTTATAAAATTCACGTGCTTCTTTGTATAAAATATGGACGACAACTCCCGAATAATCCATCAGTATCCAGTTTGCGCCTCTGTAACCCTCAATATGATGCGGCTCTATACCCATTTCCGAAAGCTTATACTCGACTTC from Bacillota bacterium includes these protein-coding regions:
- the rsfS gene encoding ribosome silencing factor, which translates into the protein MELSTQELTKEIVNILDSKKAEDIEVLRIGDISILADYFILCTGSSSTHVKALADEVEYKLSEMGIEPHHIEGYRGANWILMDYSGVVVHILYKEAREFYKIERLWADAENIDVSSLLG